The DNA window ACATTGCCACCTGATATTTTAATGGATATCCAGCCTATTTTTTATCAAGATCCTATTGATGCAACTCAAAAAGCCTTGGGTCTTATGTAATAAAGGAGCAAAAATGGAATACAGAGCTATTACAGCAGAAAATTTTTATTTAATTGAGATGAGAAATACTTGTAAATTTATTTTAGAAAATAAGATTGAAGAAGATTTAAAAAAATTACTAAAAATAAATAATATTTTAGAAACAGTTAGTGAAAGTAATTTTTCAAAAAAATTTAATACTATAAATAAAAGATTAAAATGTTTAACTGATAATTTAAAAGAGCAAATAGTAGATACGGATTTAGCTTCTGCAAAATTTATTAATCTTTATAGCATACTGTGTAATGAAAGATTTATATTAGAGTTTTTAGAAGAAG is part of the Fusobacterium nucleatum genome and encodes:
- a CDS encoding DUF1819 family protein; translated protein: MEYRAITAENFYLIEMRNTCKFILENKIEEDLKKLLKINNILETVSESNFSKKFNTINKRLKCLTDNLKEQIVDTDLASAKFINLYSILCNERFILEFLEEVVKEKYDNFDYSIKESDFSNYMETKSEQSKVIQNWTAEGKRRMLIKVKNFLTEGGYLEKNKDGYKILKPIVDLAVIDEIKENGNKKILKIMFY